The Carnobacterium iners genome segment AACTTTATTAACTTTATTACCTTTAAGGTCGCTAGAAACGTTTACACACCAACGGTTTAAAGACTCTATTGAAAGTTTTTTATCCCTCTATTGAAAGTTTTTTATCCCTCTATTGAAAGTTTTTTATCCCTCTATCGAAAGTTTTTTATCCCTCGAGTTGTAAGTTTGAAATTTAAACTTATTTGTATTGATTAGATATATAAGTTGCGCTACTATTAACTTATGAATGAAAAGGAGTGTTTGTATGGCCGGAAGACTAAACAAAAAGGAAGTTATGATCAGCAATGCAGATAGTATTAAAAAGAGCAATGAGCTATCAACCTCAAAACTTAATCAAGGATTGACATTGAACCAAATGCAGTTGCTGTCCTATGCGATTTATTCTACACAAAAAGATGGTTCAACAACTTTTATCAAGGCTGATTTCGAGAAGAAATTTGGCATTGATAAATACCAAACCAAGCATGCAAAAGTTGACGCTCAAAGAATACTAAGTATTCAAGCTGGGTTGGAAGATTTAGAAAATGACTCATTCGAATACTGGAATGTTTTTAGGAAAATGAAGTATGATAATGGCACCTTTACGTTTCTTTGGGATCCAGAAATTACACCGCATATATTGAACTTGAAAGATAGGTATGTGCTGACTGACTTGACTATCACTGCAAAATTCAAAAGTGGTTTTAGTTGGACTTTGTACGACCATTTAAGAGGTTCTTACGGTTGTTGGTACAAGTCTTTGACAAAAGATGCTGTCATGAAAATGTTTGGTGTCGAGGAAAAGAAGAGTTACCGTGAAAATACGGGCCTTTTGAAAAAATATGTTCTCGATGTCGCAATTGCTGAAATCAACGAATTTACCGAATTAGAAGTGAAGTATGAGGAGATAAAGAAAGGACGTTCAATTACTGGATTCAAACTAATTTGGAGTACTGGTAAAGGAATTTCAAAAGCTTCGCAAAAGCAAGTTGATACATTACAAAGTCTTGTCAATATTGTTTTAGATGATTTATTGATGTACGCGGAAATTAATGATCAAACAAATCGAGAAAGAGCTTTAGAGATTATCCGGGATTTTCAGTCAATAAATTATCACTTTTTAGATCAAGAATTAGGGTTAACATCTAGTCATTGTAATAATCTCATTAAGAAATCAACTGATAATTTAGAAGCTTTAAATTCTTTATTAGAACTAGAAGGAAAAGAACAAATTAATACCAAAGTTCCATTGTTTAATTGGCTAAAAAATTAATTACTTAAACAGGAGTATATAAAATGAGTTACAAGTCACGAAAAAGAAAATCAGAGTATAGAAAAAAAACACAACTATTTTACAATTTAGTTAGACAATCACGAGAATGGGCTATTAGCCAGTATGGTGTAAAGATTGATATATCTATATTTCTAAATTCTAAAAAAACAGATTCCCTTTTAAAAAATAATCAATCTGGTTATATACTCTCTTCGTCCGAAGATGTTCCCAAAAAAATAGTTATTTCTAAAGAATTTTTAGAAAAGAATAAACCAATAGATATTCAAGCAATTATTCAACATGAATTTTTGCATTACATCGGGTGGAAACTTGATAAAGGTTTTGACGATGGCGATGAGTGGTTTGAAAATCAACTTGCAAGAAATTTACTTTACAGCAACTATAATATCTTTTTAAATTATGCTCTATTGAGTTAAATTCAAGTTATTCTTTCAAGCTGTAAATGTTTATTCATAAAAAGTAACAATTATAGTGGTATG includes the following:
- a CDS encoding replication initiation protein, which produces MAGRLNKKEVMISNADSIKKSNELSTSKLNQGLTLNQMQLLSYAIYSTQKDGSTTFIKADFEKKFGIDKYQTKHAKVDAQRILSIQAGLEDLENDSFEYWNVFRKMKYDNGTFTFLWDPEITPHILNLKDRYVLTDLTITAKFKSGFSWTLYDHLRGSYGCWYKSLTKDAVMKMFGVEEKKSYRENTGLLKKYVLDVAIAEINEFTELEVKYEEIKKGRSITGFKLIWSTGKGISKASQKQVDTLQSLVNIVLDDLLMYAEINDQTNRERALEIIRDFQSINYHFLDQELGLTSSHCNNLIKKSTDNLEALNSLLELEGKEQINTKVPLFNWLKN